From a single Fusarium pseudograminearum CS3096 chromosome 2, whole genome shotgun sequence genomic region:
- the PKS15 gene encoding PKS15 — protein MATHSPSLLICGSVISDPDHAYLSRIRSSIIHNPHLAELRDAVIELPELWSLLVEREKSLQRVDAAPALRNLVEWIECGNSSLPLEGGTSRNTQLAVLTVLAHFSEYMIYLSSHDMSEENLDAHTSVLEGVRDGGIQGLCVGLLSAIALSCSPTITDVAKYGAVAVRLALCVGALVDLDETELSEPTACIFARWPQSGGDDREELLKTVLKNYPQSYVGVRLDVCSVNITAPKGVAMSLMRSLEETGAVAKQINLQGRYHHPGHEAMFQKLTDLCASLPMLQFPQHSHPLVPLRWNDSGEVVTDQTPLHEVALQCILVKRADWYTTITKSVTDMAQRTVASSADSKARVLALGPVDCIPRSILFITPLQVVRPMANAAFYHGYPDDSIAIIGVSCRFPGSETLPQFWEEIRAKGVNSGLEAAGSFDCSFFRKPPREAEHMDPQHRLGLHLAYEALQSGGYFSPSSSATDNVGCYIGMSSCDYEENVNSHPPTAYSFTGTARAFSSGRISHFFGFTGPSMVIDTACSSSGVAIHTACKAIQSGECSMALAGGINLMVPEARSHDNLAAASFLSPTGQCRPFDARADGYRRSEGGGFVLLKRLSAAVADNDCILGVLAASAVNNSKGSRSITLPSIESQSHLYRRVLQAAGLHPHQVSYVEAHGTGTQKGDPIEWQSIQNVFGGRDRSGLPPLRLGSVKGNIGHCEAASGVAALVKVMLMLQNRQIPPQANFSVLNPALPSLEEANMDIPVCLEPWEAPFRAAMVNNYGASGTNAAMLVCQPPLASPERIMSAAGQPHQCPILIASHSESSIRQYCRTLLSFVETQRCVLGDSLLPSIAFHLGQRQNESCRHRVAFSATSADELKVQLHSRAHNNDDDSNASKPQGHPKPVVLVFAGQTGRQALLSREAYLSSSLLQHHLDRCDRILQTMGLRSLFPRIFETEPVDDLVDLHCMHFSLQYSVASSWIDSGLEIKAMVGHSLGQLTALCVSGVLSLRDTLKMISGRASLIQNRWGSERGCMLSVEADAPTVEAIAQSMPGAGTIEIACYNAALHQVIVGTEAAIDAFEEVARSRNVSVKRLLVSRGFHSEMMDCIIPEYQQLIQQLTLRPSVIPFEPCCKLGDNWDNITPELIARQSREPVYFSDAIRRVEKRLGPCIWLEAGSGSAGVTMARRALTNPGTPSFPSHSFHSILLQGQNPIKSLADTTINLWNEGVRVQFWLYHASERRRFVPLELPPSPFEKSEHWLPVLQKHKDSELANQSQDPKQEAPELVSLAGPTDGETVEFFINQHSDDYSTFVRGRTVFGQLLAPSSVYIESVTRAFTLLPMYLSAPSSSPPSVEVKQVRMHAPFGLDLQKRLRLTLRKETMSSWHFVVESHSIDDGDNKARKIQASGTINWQGQGCAYLEPSRPLLRRLYDRCDELREDRSASTVQGLFVKNILARVATYDNRYLGIQSITSKGLEAVADVAMPAIMSQACAGTVFSPPIFDNFLLIAELHASSLEDLAEDVYICNGFDAVIPHVHPGDMARKFEGPWMVLSYLNRENDKTVSCDIFVTSADREILLLEIIGASLKRIPIRSLQKALESINGIQQIQGPTARGTAPTVVIDSDSDLSDSEANSPRAGSDLHADFPDLHPTYVPRVSRVTSSDYPMDSSSFSSARPPSSASSVLSDHDQESAALLSLLSEHLNCSQGIPPDTRLGEIGLDSLVAIQLKSDVEKAFGKRLSLDTIDENLTFSDLYRMVLNHDLPNDRGSTVLSDKAPKSKSDSSLHGQSYPVTPIRETTASFQGSTPFTTQARLEFARIKQETSSFAQMTGFAGFYTDVYPKQTSLVLAYILEAFSTLGCDLSALQAGDPLPPLRYTSKYQQLVSRFHKILEGAGLISVCEGQSVRFRTAEPLPQFGSSADTYRELLNECPKYRPDHQLLNVTGSRLSDCLSGRADPLQLLFRDAASVKLLEDVYVSSPMFATGNKMLGEFLHRVLSRLGGTKRLRVLEVGAGTGATTRNAMDQLLASNVDFTYTFTDVSMALVTSAKKKFGALYNSQRRQSNMEFTVLDIEKPPPANMLESYDLVISSNCIHATRNLGQACANIERLLRRDGGMLCLLELTRPLGWLDCVFGLLDGWWRFDDDRTYALADEHKWKSTLLDAGFIHVDWTDDGYRESEQFRLITAWR, from the exons ATGGCTACACATTCACCCTCATTGCTAATCTGCGGTTCGGTAATATCGGACCCTGATCATGCGTACCTGTCCCGCATTCGCTCCAGCATCATTCACAACCCACACCTAGCAGAGTTGCGGGACGCAGTCATAGAACTCCCCGAACTCTGGTCTCTACTCGTCGAGAGAGAGAAGTCTCTACAACGAGTTGATGCAGCACCAGCCCTTCGGAATTTAGTCGAATGGATCGAGTGCGGCAACTCTTCCTTGCCGTTGGAGGGAGGGACGTCAAGGAATACACAATTGGCAGTGTTGACAGTCCTGGCTCATTTCTCAGAATACATGATCTACTTGAGTAGTCATGATATGAGTGAGGAGAACTTGGACGCGCATACCAGTGTTCTTGAGGGCGTCCGTGACGGAGGCATTCAAGGACTCTGTGTTGGACTCCTCTCTGCTATAGCCCTCTCGTGCTCGCCAACCATCACAGATGTGGCCAAGTATGGTGCTGTTGCCGTGAGATTAGCGTTGTGTGTTGGAGCATTGGTAGATCTCGACGAGACCGAGCTATCAGAACCGACCGCCTGCATCTTTGCGCGCTGGCCGCAGAGCGGGGGTGATGACAGAGAGGAATTGTTAAAAACCGTGCTCAAAAATTATCCACAG TCCTATGTTGGTGTCCGCCTAGATGTCTGCAGTGTGAATATCACAGCGCCCAAGGGGGTCGCTATGTCTTTGATGCGCAGTCTTGAGGAAACAGGGGCTGTGGCTAAGCAGATAAACCTGCAAGGTCGCTACCACCATCCAGGGCACGAGGCTATGTTCCAGAAGCTGACCGATCTTTGCGCGTCCTTGCCAATGCTCCAATTTCCCCAACATAGCCATCCGCTCGTACCACTAAGGTGGAATGACAGCGGAGAAGTCGTAACGGACCAGACGCCGCTGCACGAGGTGGCTTTGCAGTGTATCCTGGTCAAACGCGCCGACTGGTACACCACCATTACCAAGTCAGTGACGGATATGGCCCAGAGAACCGTGGCCTCCAGTGCCGACAGCAAAGCTCGAGTGCTAGCGCTTGGCCCTGTTGATTGCATTCCCCGGTCTATCTTGTTCATCACACCACTACAGGTCGTCCGCCCCATGGCCAACGCAGCATTTTATCACGGATATCCTGATGACTCCATTGCAATCATTGGGGTATCGTGCCGGTTTCCAGGTTCGGAGACTCTCCCACAGTTCTGGGAAGAGATTCGGGCTAAGGGGGTAAACAGCGGCCTAGAGGCTGCTGGCTCCTTCGACTGCTCTTTTTTTCGAAAGCCCCCCCGCGAAGCCGAGCATATGGATCCTCAGCATCGACTTGGCCTTCATCTGGCCTACGAAGCCTTACAATCCGGGGGATATTTCAGTCCGTCATCCTCAGCTACAGATAACGTGGGGTGCTACATCGGCATGTCCTCTTGTGACTACGAAGAGAACGTGAATAGCCATCCTCCAACGGCATATTCCTTCACCGGCACTGCGAGGGCCTTCTCGAGCGGTAGAATCAGTCacttctttggcttcaccGGCCCGTCCATGGTGATCGACACGGCCTGTTCGTCCTCTGGGGTAGCAATCCACACGGCGTGCAAGGCCATTCAGTCGGGAGAATGCTCCATGGCCCTGGCTGGAGGCATCAACCTGATGGTCCCAGAGGCTAGGTCGCACGATAACCTAGCGGCGGCCTCTTTTTTGAGCCCAACAGGTCAGTGTCGACCCTTTGATGCTCGCGCAGACGGCTACCGTCGAAGTGAAGGCGGAGGCTTCGTTTTGCTGAAGAGACTCTCCGCCGCAGTCGCGGATAATGACTGTATCCTCGGCGTGCTGGCAGCCTCGGCCGTCAACAATAGCAAGGGGAGTCGTTCAATCACACTACCATCGATTGAATCGCAAAGCCATCTCTACCGACGTGTACTGCAGGCGGCGGGCCTGCACCCGCACCAAGTGTCGTACGTCGAAGCCCATGGCACTGGCACTCAGAAAGGCGATCCAATCGAGTGGCAGAGCATTCAAAACGTCTTTGGAGGACGCGATCGATCGGGATTGCCACCTTTGCGTCTCGGTTCAGTCAAAGGGAATATAGGACACTGTGAGGCGGCGTCGGGAGTGGCTGCTCTGGTCAaagtgatgctgatgcttcAGAATCGCCAAATTCCGCCCCAGGCCAACTTCTCAGTGCTGAACCCGGCCTTACCCTCGCTTGAAGAGGCAAACATGGATATTCCTGTATGCCTGGAGCCGTGGGAAGCGCCTTTTCGAGCGGCAATGGTCAACAATTATGGCGCTTCGGGGACTAATGCGGCTATGCTTGTTTGCCAACCTCCACTAGCATCTCCTGAACGAATCATGTCTGCGGCGGGTCAGCCTCATCAGTGCCCAATCTTGATTGCTTCCCATTCCGAGTCCAGCATACGCCAGTACTGCCGCACTCTCCTGTCCTTCGTTGAGACTCAACGCTGTGTCCTCGGAGACTCTTTGCTCCCGAGCATCGCTTTCCACTTGGGTCAACGACAGAACGAGTCTTGCCGCCACCGTGTTGCGTTTTCAGCCACATCTGCAGATGAATTAAAGGTCCAACTTCACTCCCGAGCCCATAACAATGATGACGATTCGAATGCATCAAAGCCACAAGGTCATCCGAAGCCCGTGGTGCTCGTTTTCGCTGGCCAGACAGGTCGTCAGGCTCTTCTCAGTCGAGAAGCCTACCTGAGCTCGAGCCTTCTACAGCACCACTTGGATCGCTGCGACCGAATCTTGCAGACAATGGGTCTTCGCAGTTTGTTCCCACGCATATTCGAGACGGAGCCCGTTGATGACTTGGTTGACCTTCACTGCATGCACTTTTCGTTGCAGTACTCGGTTGCCTCATCGTGGATAGATTCTGGGCTagagatcaaggccatggTTGGCCATAGCCTAGGCCAGCTGACAGCTCTCTGCGTCAGCGGTGTCCTCAGCCTGCGAGACACCTTGAAGATGATTTCTGGCCGGGCGTCGCTGATCCAGAACAGATGGGGCTCGGAACGAGGTTGCATGCTTAGCGTGGAAGCAGATGCCCCTACTGTTGAGGCCATTGCACAGTCAATGCCAGGGGCTGGCACAATCGAAATTGCCTGTTATAATGCCGCTTTGCATCAGGTCATCGTGGGTACGGAAGCGGCTATCGACGCATTTGAGGAGGTTGCTCGCTCCCGCAACGTTTCTGTCAAACGACTACTCGTCAGCCGTGGATTCCACTCGGAAATGATGGACTGCATAATTCCCGAGTACCAACAGCTTATCCAACAGCTCACCCTGCGCCCTTCCGTTATCCCCTTCGAACCTTGTTGCAAGTTGGGTGACAACTGGGATAATATCACACCTGAGCTGATTGCCCGACAATCCCGCGAGCCTGTCTACTTTAGCGACGCCATCCGCAGAGTTGAGAAACGACTAGGACCCTGCATCTGGCTCGAGGCTGGATCCGGCTCTGCTGGTGTCACCATGGCTCGTCGTGCGCTCACAAACCCCGGCACGCCCAGCTTCCCGTCCCATTCCTTCCACTCGATTCTGCTGCAGGGCCAGAACCCAATCAAGTCTCTCGCCGACACAACCATCAATCTCTGGAACGAGGGGGTCCGAGTACAATTTTGGCTGTATCATGCGTCAGAGAGACGCCGTTTTGTGCCATTGGAGCTGCCTCCATCCCCCTTTGAAAAGTCGGAGCACTGGCTACCTGTCCTACAAAAGCACAAAGATTCGGAGCTTGCAAACCAGAGCCAGGACCCAAAGCAGGAAGCACCAGAGTTGGTATCTCTGGCAGGGCCTACCGATGGGGAGACGGTCGAGTTtttcatcaaccaacatagCGATGACTACTCTACCTTTGTACGAGGCAGGACGGTCTTCGGGCAGCTTCTAGCGCCAAGTTCTGTGTACATAGAATCTGTCACTCGCGCTTTTACCCTTCTCCCGATGTATTTGTCTGCTCCCAGTTCATCTCCTCCGTCCGTCGAGGTCAAGCAGGTGAGAATGCATGCACCGTTTGGTCTGGATCTCCAAAAGCGCCTGCGCCTCACGTTGCGGAAAGAGACAATGTCGAGTTGGCATTTTGTCGTGGAGAGCCACTCCATCGATGACGGTGACAACAAGGCTCGCAAAATCCAAGCCTCAGGTACCATCAATTGGCAGGGACAAGGCTGTGCCTACCTGGAGCCTAGTCGACCACTGCTTCGTCGTCTTTACGATCGGTGCGATGAGCTACGTGAGGATCGCAGTGCCTCAACTGTTCAAGGGTTGTTCGTCAAGAATATCCTGGCACGAGTGGCTACGTACGACAATAGGTACCTGGGTATACAGTCCATCACATCGAAAGGCCTTGAAGCCGTAGCTGATGTTGCTATGCCTGCCATCATGTCTCAGGCTTGTGCAGGAACAGTTTTCAGCCCCCCGATCTTTGATAACTTCTTGCTCATAGCAGAGCTTCATGCCAGtagtcttgaagatcttgcaGAAGATGTATATATCTGCAACGGTTTTGACGCTGTTATCCCACATGTTCATCCTGGAGACATGGCACGAAAGTTCGAGGGACCTTGGATGGTCCTTTCATACTTGAATCGGGAGAACGATAAGACCGTTTCATGCGACATATTTGTGACCAGTGCGGATCGTGAGATACTTCTACTGGAGATTATAGGTGCAAGCCTGAAACGAATTCCAATTCGTTCTCTGCAGAAGGCCCTGGAGTCAATAAATGGCATTCAACAGATACAGGGCCCAACAGCACGAGGTACCGCCCCGACGGTAGTCATCGATTCCGATAGTGACCTTTCGGATTCAGAGGCAAATTCGCCAAGAGCCGGAAGTGACCTCCACGCCGATTTCCCAGACTTGCATCCTACTTATGTTCCAAGGGTATCTCGGGTTACATCGAGCGATTATCCCATGGACTCTTCGTCATTTTCTTCTGCCCGGCCTCCGTCCTCAGCGAGCTCCGTACTGTCTGACCATGATCAGGAGAGTGCTGCTCTACTCAGCCTGCTCTCAGAGCATCTAAACTGCTCCCAAGGAATCCCTCCTGATACACGCCTAGGAGAGATTGGATTAGACTCGTTAGTTGCCATACAACTTAAGTCAGACGTGGAAAAGGCGTTTGGGAAGAGGCTGAGCCTGGATACGATTGACGAAAACTTGACCTTCTCAGACCTCTATCGCATGGTTTTAAACCATGACCTACCCAACGACCGGGGATCCACTGTGTTATCAGACAAAGCCCCCAAGAGCAAGTCAGACTCTAGCCTCCATGGGCAGAGTTATCCTGTTACTCCTATCAGAGAGACTACTGCCTCCTTCCAAGGTTCTACTCCTTTTACCACTCAGGCCCGCCTAGAGTTTGCTCGAATCAAGCAAGAGACCAGCTCGTTTGCACAGATGACTGGCTTCGCTGGTTTCTACACCGATGTGTATCCAAAGCAGACGTCTTTAGTGCTTGCATACATATTAGAGGCTTTCAGCACTTTGGGGTGTGATCTGAGCGCACTTCAGGCCGGAGATCCGTTGCCTCCTTTGCGCTACACATCAAAATACCAACAGCTTGTGTCTCGGTTCCATAAGATTCTGGAAGGCGCTGGCCTGATCTCTGTTTGTGAGGGACAGTCTGTCCGTTTCCGGACAGCGGAGCCTCTGCCTCAATTCGGATCTTCAGCGGACACTTACCGCGAACTCCTGAATGAGTGTCCGAAGTACCGGCCAGACCATCAGCTGCTCAATGTCACCGGCTCTCGCCTTTCAGATTGCCTCTCTGGTCGAGCCGATCCACTGCAGTTGCTCTTCCGGGATGCAGCCTCCGTTAAGCTCCTGGAAGACGTGTACGTTAGCTCCCCTATGTTTGCGACTGGGAATAAAATGCTCGGCGAGTTCCTCCACCGAGTCTTATCGCGGCTTGGTGGTACGAAAAGGCTACGCGTTCTCGAAGTTGGGGCGGGCACTGGCGCGACAACGCGGAATGCCATGGATCAGCTGTTGGCATCCAATGTCGACTTCACTTACACATTCACCGACGTTTCCATGGCGCTTGTGACAagcgccaagaagaagtttggtgCGCTATACAACAGCCAGAGGCGGCAATCCAATATGGAGTTTACAGTTCTCGATATTGAGAAGCCGCCACCAGCAAATATGTTGGAGTCGTACGATCTcgtcatctcatcaaactGCATCCACGCGACGCGGAACCTGGGGCAAGCTTGCGCCAACATAGAAAGGCTGCTTCGGAGGGATGGTGGCATGCTATGCCTATTGGAGCTGACACGGCCTCTCGGCTGGCTAGATTGCGTGTTCGGTTTACTGGATGGTTGGTGGCGATTCGATGATGACCGAACATATGCACTGGCCGATGAGCATAAATGGAAGTCGACGCTGTTGGACGCGGGCTTCATCCACGTTGACTGGACCGACGATGGCTACCGCGAATCTGAGCAGTTCCGATTAATCACGGCATGGCGGTGA